Proteins from a genomic interval of Thermoanaerobacterium thermosaccharolyticum DSM 571:
- a CDS encoding PD-(D/E)XK nuclease family protein yields the protein MLKEIFYVPFYSKTRDMLIMKSIDVIKSGKRVVYVLPSREAMFDVRDKFITYNGGITDTDIFGFEDLEKQICGDFIKDYTLISSYEIREILRNILHKICDNSYYEKVKGKAGFVKSVLSFIKVIKRKMINPNELKSIADSIDRPTFKDKLKNLAYFYESYEEYKIKRKLIDVDDISIKAVELFQNTNYFNNVGLIIVDGFINIDYVNMKLIGEMAKSNRYDIYINIPFKNEFNESFIRNGIIKDLCELGFNVNNDIYEMIEVNHDVKKVATYIYSGETVLNGEDLSIKIMNSPSIEHEVRETARLIKRKIVFDKINPDRIAVFIKNIDDYRTQIIDIFDEMNIPVKINRGIKLSTMPITNDIYNLISYKLNHDYESFVNIMTSKFLVPYEISKRSREIIDLLSGIDRDKDNFEDEFVTAMKDDKSLNATFEFLKRYVDVFINFREVPYKDTKEFVESVLKVIDLLEIDFNIKALFDMGIIRSSDFISNVKALETIKQILNKELEIKKQYGEPSIDDIENFQNDILDMLSNFDVSIRNLDFEGVRIISPDLARGQMYDVVFILGVNEGVLPSTKSINPIFDLSDEEYLEKHGIYMLSRKWEFEREKVRFNACIASALKEVYVSYRTTDEDGCNMIKSPFIDDLQNLFDEKSKERLIAPIVYMKDRFAFECDAASKDEALLFMIDSKWNKRQGDANTIYSNILENDLYLTKSYSYINFSASIEKKRRANCEVDNHMGIISKDANLKELSDIHLSASSLNSYVVCPFKFFIETLLNLHVSDEFIESKKSIGSLYHEVLMKYYKDNLDLYDVNEDRLGEIIDESFEKITGIENDIIFDKIKQEFYNVVFQLVKDDISNRLYYYNKTGAELIPSIFEKKFEMKDHYGGNIFHGKIDRIDLERNIDGKFTGKYVIYDYKSGGIDGIRQCIEGLDFQLPTYYMAVENILKEEFNIEYPKCLGLLYYSIEKVKRNGIVLALYKKDLFKGNSGPRDVVGENNFNVIIDWIEKKGIENIDKIKTGIFNLPDECPFENSSFNCAYKSICRYDKYAMERGENSVV from the coding sequence ATGTTGAAGGAGATATTTTATGTACCGTTTTACAGTAAGACCCGGGATATGCTTATTATGAAGTCAATAGATGTAATCAAAAGTGGAAAAAGAGTTGTGTATGTGCTACCTTCCCGTGAGGCTATGTTTGATGTAAGAGATAAATTTATTACATACAATGGTGGCATAACTGATACGGATATATTTGGATTTGAAGACTTGGAAAAGCAGATATGCGGCGACTTTATAAAAGATTATACTTTAATCTCATCTTATGAAATACGGGAGATTTTAAGAAACATTTTGCATAAGATTTGTGACAATTCATATTATGAGAAAGTAAAAGGTAAGGCTGGATTTGTAAAGTCTGTTTTAAGCTTCATAAAAGTGATTAAAAGGAAAATGATAAATCCTAATGAGCTTAAAAGTATTGCAGATTCTATTGATAGACCTACGTTTAAGGATAAGTTAAAGAATTTAGCTTATTTTTATGAATCCTATGAAGAATATAAGATTAAGAGAAAATTGATAGATGTAGATGATATATCAATTAAAGCTGTTGAATTGTTTCAAAATACCAATTACTTTAATAATGTTGGGCTTATTATTGTAGATGGATTTATAAATATAGACTATGTAAATATGAAATTGATAGGTGAAATGGCTAAGAGCAATAGATATGATATTTACATAAACATTCCGTTTAAAAATGAATTCAACGAAAGCTTTATCAGGAATGGCATTATAAAAGATCTCTGCGAATTAGGGTTTAATGTAAATAATGATATTTATGAGATGATAGAGGTTAATCACGATGTAAAAAAAGTCGCAACATACATTTATTCCGGTGAAACAGTTTTAAATGGAGAAGACTTATCAATAAAGATAATGAACAGTCCCTCAATTGAGCATGAAGTAAGAGAAACCGCAAGGCTCATAAAGAGAAAGATAGTCTTTGATAAAATAAATCCCGATAGAATTGCCGTATTTATAAAAAATATAGATGATTACAGGACGCAAATTATAGATATATTTGATGAAATGAATATACCTGTTAAAATAAATAGAGGAATAAAACTGTCTACTATGCCCATAACAAATGATATTTATAATTTAATTTCATATAAATTAAACCACGATTATGAAAGTTTTGTTAATATAATGACGTCAAAGTTTTTAGTTCCTTATGAAATAAGCAAGAGAAGCCGTGAAATTATTGATCTATTAAGTGGAATTGATAGAGATAAAGATAATTTTGAAGATGAATTTGTGACCGCTATGAAAGATGATAAAAGTTTAAATGCCACATTTGAATTCTTGAAGAGGTATGTAGATGTATTTATAAATTTTAGAGAAGTGCCATATAAGGACACAAAAGAATTTGTTGAAAGCGTGTTGAAAGTCATCGATTTATTAGAAATTGATTTTAATATAAAAGCATTATTTGATATGGGAATAATTAGAAGCAGCGATTTTATAAGTAATGTAAAGGCATTGGAAACAATTAAGCAGATTTTAAATAAGGAATTGGAAATAAAAAAGCAATATGGAGAACCGTCAATCGATGACATAGAGAATTTTCAAAATGATATATTGGATATGTTGTCAAATTTTGATGTAAGCATCAGAAATTTAGATTTTGAGGGAGTCAGGATAATAAGCCCTGATTTAGCCAGAGGCCAGATGTACGATGTGGTATTCATCCTAGGTGTAAATGAAGGTGTACTTCCAAGCACGAAATCAATTAATCCCATATTCGACCTTTCAGATGAAGAATATTTAGAAAAGCATGGAATCTACATGTTAAGCCGCAAATGGGAGTTCGAGCGAGAAAAGGTACGTTTCAATGCATGCATAGCTTCGGCATTGAAAGAAGTGTATGTTTCATATCGCACTACTGATGAAGATGGATGCAATATGATAAAGTCGCCGTTTATAGATGATTTACAAAATCTTTTTGATGAAAAATCAAAGGAGAGGTTAATTGCTCCTATCGTATACATGAAGGACAGATTTGCTTTTGAATGCGATGCAGCAAGTAAAGATGAAGCATTATTGTTTATGATTGATTCTAAATGGAATAAAAGGCAAGGCGATGCTAACACAATATATTCCAATATCTTGGAGAATGACTTATATTTAACGAAATCTTATTCCTACATAAATTTTTCTGCGTCGATCGAAAAGAAAAGAAGGGCAAATTGCGAAGTTGACAATCACATGGGCATTATATCGAAAGATGCTAATTTAAAAGAACTTAGCGATATTCATTTAAGTGCTTCTAGTTTAAACAGCTATGTTGTGTGCCCATTTAAGTTTTTTATTGAAACATTGTTGAATTTGCACGTGTCAGATGAATTCATCGAGTCAAAGAAAAGCATTGGTTCACTTTACCATGAGGTATTGATGAAATACTACAAGGATAATTTGGATCTTTATGATGTCAATGAAGATAGGCTTGGAGAAATAATTGATGAATCTTTTGAGAAAATAACTGGCATCGAAAATGATATTATCTTTGATAAGATAAAGCAGGAGTTCTATAACGTTGTTTTTCAGCTAGTCAAAGATGATATATCAAACAGATTATATTATTACAATAAGACGGGTGCGGAGCTTATACCATCAATATTTGAAAAGAAATTTGAAATGAAGGATCACTACGGTGGAAATATTTTTCATGGCAAGATAGATAGAATTGATTTAGAGCGAAATATAGATGGAAAATTTACAGGTAAGTATGTGATTTATGACTATAAATCAGGTGGCATAGATGGAATAAGGCAGTGCATCGAAGGATTGGATTTTCAATTGCCTACATACTATATGGCAGTTGAAAATATTCTCAAAGAGGAATTTAACATAGAATATCCAAAATGTTTGGGGCTTTTGTACTATAGCATAGAAAAGGTTAAAAGAAATGGAATAGTATTAGCTTTGTACAAGAAAGATCTTTTTAAAGGAAATTCTGGACCGAGAGATGTAGTTGGGGAAAATAATTTCAATGTAATCATAGACTGGATTGAGAAAAAGGGAATAGAAAATATAGATAAAATTAAGACTGGTATTTTTAACTTGCCAGATGAATGTCCTTTTGAAAATTCATCGTTTAATTGTGCATATAAGTCAATATGCAGGTATGACAAGTATGCAATGGAAAGAGGCGAGAATAGCGTTGTATAA